The following are encoded together in the Blattabacterium cuenoti BPAA genome:
- the murI gene encoding glutamate racemase translates to MKITPLSPIGIFDSGIGGLLIAKEMKIQMPNEDFIYFGDTKNMPYGEKSKEFIRKNSMKIASFLYEKKCKALVIACNSIASNALDLIQKQFHKKILIFNVIDPVVKNTIFLSYKKIGIIATPATIHSNFYTKKIKRYYHHLDVVQMSTPLLAPIIENGWEMTKINPIIKNYLNHLKSIDAILLACTHYLFLKQEIENFYHGKVHLIDIQKIVVQEIKKKLSEKKLLCFHPIYNRFPIFYTSSSIPIFFEKKVRILFGKNVFLKHIFLI, encoded by the coding sequence ATGAAAATCACTCCATTATCTCCAATAGGAATATTTGATTCTGGAATTGGCGGACTTTTGATAGCTAAAGAAATGAAAATTCAAATGCCTAATGAAGATTTTATTTATTTTGGAGACACAAAAAATATGCCTTATGGAGAAAAATCTAAAGAATTTATTAGAAAAAATTCTATGAAAATCGCTTCTTTTCTTTATGAAAAAAAATGTAAAGCTTTAGTTATCGCATGCAATTCCATTGCATCTAATGCTTTAGATCTGATTCAAAAACAATTTCATAAAAAAATATTAATATTTAATGTTATAGATCCCGTTGTAAAAAATACAATTTTTCTTTCCTATAAAAAAATAGGGATCATTGCTACGCCTGCTACTATACATTCAAATTTTTATACAAAAAAAATCAAAAGGTACTATCATCATTTAGATGTCGTTCAAATGTCTACTCCTTTATTAGCCCCTATTATAGAAAATGGTTGGGAAATGACAAAAATAAATCCTATTATAAAAAATTATTTAAATCACTTAAAATCAATAGATGCAATATTATTGGCTTGTACTCATTATTTATTTTTGAAACAAGAAATAGAAAATTTTTATCATGGAAAAGTTCATTTAATTGATATCCAAAAAATAGTAGTACAAGAAATAAAAAAAAAATTAAGTGAAAAAAAATTATTATGTTTTCATCCTATCTATAATAGATTTCCTATTTTTTATACGTCCAGCTCTATTCCCATTTTTTTTGAAAAAAAAGTAAGAATTCTTTTTGGAAAAAATGTGTTTTTAAAACACATTTTTTTAATTTGA